From one Streptomyces sp. CA-210063 genomic stretch:
- a CDS encoding ABC transporter ATP-binding protein, with translation MTDISKTTPPAAGDGALLVVDRLCRTYPLPGRGRLTAAEAVSFTVARGGSVGIVGESGSGKTTVARMLVGLVRPDSGTVAVDGRPREARTPRRREARLARAREIQMVFQDPYISLDPRLTAGQCLRTALRLHGRDERSAAELLDQVGLGARESEARPRQLSGGQRQRLAIARALAVRPRVLVLDEAVAALDVSIQAQILQLLDEIRRDTGVALVFVSHDLAVVQHITDEVLVMRRGQVVEQGPTQRVLSQPADLYTRLLLAAVPREGWDPDDAVAARAALAG, from the coding sequence ATGACCGACATCTCCAAGACCACGCCCCCGGCCGCCGGCGACGGAGCCCTGCTCGTCGTCGACCGGTTGTGCAGGACGTATCCCCTGCCGGGGCGCGGCCGGCTCACCGCCGCCGAGGCGGTGTCGTTCACCGTGGCCCGTGGCGGCTCCGTCGGCATCGTCGGGGAGTCCGGTTCGGGCAAGACGACCGTGGCCCGGATGCTCGTCGGGCTCGTGCGCCCCGACTCGGGGACGGTCGCCGTCGACGGCCGCCCCCGGGAAGCCCGGACCCCACGGCGCCGGGAGGCCCGGCTGGCCCGCGCCCGGGAGATCCAGATGGTGTTCCAGGACCCGTACATCTCGCTCGACCCACGGCTGACGGCGGGCCAGTGCCTGCGCACCGCGCTGCGCCTGCACGGCCGGGACGAGCGGTCGGCGGCCGAGCTGCTGGACCAGGTCGGGCTCGGCGCGCGGGAGTCCGAGGCGCGGCCCCGGCAGCTGTCCGGCGGGCAGCGGCAGCGGCTCGCCATCGCCCGGGCCCTCGCCGTGCGTCCCCGGGTGCTGGTCCTGGACGAGGCGGTCGCCGCGCTGGACGTGTCGATCCAGGCGCAGATCCTCCAGCTGCTCGACGAGATCCGCCGCGACACCGGCGTCGCCCTGGTCTTCGTCAGCCATGACCTCGCCGTGGTCCAGCACATCACCGACGAGGTGCTGGTCATGCGGCGCGGACAGGTCGTCGAGCAGGGTCCGACACAGCGGGTGCTCAGCCAACCGGCCGACCTGTACACGCGGTTGCTGCTGGCCGCCGTACCGAGGGAGGGCTGGGACCCGGACGACGCGGTCGCGGCACGGGCGGCGCTCGCCGGGTAG
- a CDS encoding ABC transporter ATP-binding protein — MLLTIDHLTVGIPGAARPVLDDVSLRVAPGEVVGLVGESGSGKSTTAKAALGLLPGGAGVLGTVRVGDADVLSLTGEELRRHRARTVAMIHQDPRAALNPVRRIGDFLRERGADRKTATELLEAVGLSDPERRLRQRPHELSGGMLQRVVIAGALAARPRLLLADEATSALDVTTQAEILAQLRVLRAETGAGMLFITHDLHLAAAYCDRVHVMYAGRVVEERTAGALFADPVHPYTRGLLSCSPTLGETPRTLLPIPGRPPSLGDSFPGCPFAPRCPDAQPDCETWLPEAVTLPDGGTAACRRVPAAAESVSAVPPASTASTASTASTASTASTAASASAASAASAERTTTS; from the coding sequence ATGCTGCTCACCATCGATCATCTGACGGTCGGGATCCCGGGTGCCGCCCGGCCGGTCCTCGACGACGTCTCCCTGCGGGTCGCCCCGGGTGAGGTCGTCGGCCTGGTCGGCGAGTCCGGCTCCGGCAAGTCGACGACGGCGAAGGCCGCGCTCGGTCTGCTGCCGGGCGGGGCGGGCGTCTTGGGCACGGTGCGGGTGGGTGACGCGGACGTCCTCTCCCTCACCGGTGAGGAGCTGCGCCGCCACCGTGCCCGCACCGTGGCGATGATCCACCAGGATCCGCGGGCCGCCCTCAACCCCGTACGCCGCATCGGCGACTTCCTCCGCGAGCGCGGAGCGGACCGGAAGACGGCCACCGAACTCCTCGAGGCCGTGGGGCTGTCCGACCCGGAACGCCGGCTGCGGCAGCGCCCGCACGAACTCTCCGGCGGCATGCTCCAGCGTGTCGTCATCGCCGGCGCGCTCGCCGCGCGGCCCCGGCTGCTGCTGGCCGACGAGGCGACCAGCGCGCTCGACGTCACCACCCAGGCCGAGATCCTCGCCCAACTGCGCGTCCTGCGCGCCGAGACCGGGGCCGGGATGCTCTTCATCACCCACGATCTGCACCTCGCCGCCGCGTACTGCGACCGCGTCCACGTCATGTACGCGGGCCGGGTCGTCGAGGAGCGCACCGCCGGGGCACTCTTCGCCGATCCGGTCCACCCCTACACGCGCGGCCTGCTCTCCTGTTCGCCGACCCTCGGCGAGACGCCACGCACCCTCCTGCCGATCCCGGGCCGTCCCCCGTCCCTCGGCGACTCCTTCCCGGGCTGCCCGTTCGCGCCCCGCTGTCCCGACGCCCAGCCCGACTGCGAGACCTGGCTCCCGGAGGCGGTGACACTGCCGGACGGTGGGACGGCGGCGTGCCGGCGTGTACCGGCCGCCGCCGAGTCCGTCTCGGCGGTCCCGCCAGCCTCGACGGCTTCGACGGCTTCGACGGCTTCGACGGCTTCGACGGCTTCGACGGCCGCATCGGCCTCGGCGGCCTCGGCGGCCTCGGCGGAAAGGACCACCACGTCATGA
- a CDS encoding streptophobe family protein gives MSPQTLRPQRTVPERAVARHGWLQALVTVLAGLIAMMATAALGLWAAGAADLPDTAFPRVVAATVVTAVGGTIELSGGAGSIVETRAGLTVIPLSVTLVGALVIAAGFLRPLRHRAVAGATELAGWAARIAVLWLAALIGLALAARQTFDIPLGDVGDFFGTSAAVGFETAMAPTVLFGLLWLAGVLVLALLVSRGAALPARLLRFQESVRPAAYAMVGLLLVYVGLGLVIGVVVALTRGHAAETAAVILLGLPNVVWLTFTIGLGATWDGQVEGPFGLPMPKLLDEVLRGPDVSTLNLGSLAEYDGRVWWLVVVNAVLLLVAAFVMAARSPARVRLWQHAVHMAVALALTVLMICLVARVSAHYGLSVLGIGDLGGDLGGELFLRPRPWSALGLALLWGLVTGFLGGVLAKGVRRRGAVGADADRR, from the coding sequence GTGAGTCCCCAGACCCTGCGTCCTCAGCGGACGGTGCCCGAGCGGGCGGTCGCCCGCCACGGCTGGCTCCAGGCCCTCGTAACGGTCCTGGCCGGGCTGATCGCGATGATGGCGACGGCAGCGCTCGGGCTGTGGGCGGCGGGTGCGGCGGATCTGCCCGACACCGCGTTCCCACGGGTCGTGGCGGCCACCGTCGTGACGGCGGTCGGCGGCACGATCGAGCTCTCCGGTGGCGCCGGGTCCATCGTCGAAACCCGGGCGGGCCTGACCGTGATCCCGCTGTCGGTGACCCTGGTCGGCGCGCTGGTGATCGCCGCCGGGTTCCTGCGGCCCCTGCGCCACCGGGCGGTCGCGGGGGCGACGGAACTCGCGGGCTGGGCCGCCCGCATCGCCGTCCTGTGGCTGGCGGCGCTGATCGGCCTCGCGCTCGCGGCCCGGCAGACCTTCGACATCCCGCTCGGCGATGTGGGCGACTTCTTCGGCACCTCCGCCGCTGTGGGGTTCGAGACGGCCATGGCACCGACCGTCCTCTTCGGGCTGCTGTGGCTCGCCGGGGTCCTGGTCCTGGCCTTGCTGGTGTCGCGCGGGGCGGCGCTTCCGGCGCGGCTGCTGCGGTTCCAGGAGTCGGTGCGCCCGGCCGCGTACGCGATGGTCGGCCTGCTGCTGGTGTACGTCGGTCTCGGCCTGGTGATCGGGGTGGTCGTGGCGCTGACCCGCGGGCATGCCGCCGAGACGGCCGCGGTGATCCTGCTCGGCCTGCCGAACGTGGTGTGGCTGACGTTCACGATCGGTCTGGGCGCCACCTGGGACGGCCAGGTCGAGGGGCCCTTCGGGTTGCCGATGCCGAAGCTGCTGGACGAGGTGCTGCGCGGGCCCGACGTCTCGACCCTGAACCTGGGCTCGCTCGCCGAGTACGACGGCAGGGTGTGGTGGCTGGTGGTCGTGAACGCCGTGCTGCTGCTCGTCGCCGCGTTCGTGATGGCGGCCCGTTCCCCGGCCCGGGTACGGCTGTGGCAGCACGCCGTGCACATGGCGGTGGCTCTGGCGCTCACCGTCCTGATGATCTGCCTCGTCGCCCGCGTCTCCGCTCACTACGGGCTGTCGGTGCTCGGCATCGGCGATCTCGGCGGCGACCTGGGCGGTGAGCTGTTCCTGCGGCCCCGGCCGTGGTCCGCGCTGGGGCTCGCCCTGCTGTGGGGGCTGGTGACCGGGTTCCTGGGCGGGGTGCTGGCGAAGGGGGTGCGGCGACGGGGTGCGGTCGGCGCGGACGCCGACCGCCGCTAG
- a CDS encoding ABC transporter permease encodes MTTLTLTPVGTRSRRPVGVTVAAGFLALVVLAAALAPLLAPYAPDAIDLSASLAGTGGDHLLGTDASGQDLLSRVLYGARTSLIAPLLLLAVAALLGVTLGVLAAWRGGWVDTFVSRLTDVMYAFPGLLFTVLIIAVFGTGMTTSVLALGLAYTPTVAKYTRSLALSEARKPYVDAYRVQGMGGARICAFHLVPNLGRAVTGYLVVLFGEALMSLATLSYLGFGAQPPSSDWGLMVQEGQAAVVQGALLPALVPGTAIAAVVVSFNVVGVWAADRLGRQG; translated from the coding sequence ATGACCACCCTCACCCTCACCCCGGTCGGGACACGGTCCCGCCGTCCCGTCGGCGTCACGGTCGCCGCCGGATTCCTGGCCCTGGTCGTCCTGGCCGCCGCGCTGGCACCGCTGCTCGCGCCGTACGCGCCCGACGCGATCGACCTGTCCGCGTCGCTCGCCGGGACCGGCGGCGACCATCTCCTGGGCACCGACGCCTCCGGGCAGGACCTGCTCTCGCGCGTCCTGTACGGCGCCCGCACCAGCCTGATCGCTCCCTTGCTGCTGCTCGCGGTGGCCGCGCTGCTCGGTGTCACCCTCGGGGTCCTCGCCGCGTGGCGGGGCGGCTGGGTCGACACGTTCGTCTCCCGGCTCACGGACGTCATGTACGCCTTCCCGGGGCTGCTGTTCACCGTCCTGATCATCGCGGTCTTCGGCACCGGCATGACCACGTCCGTCCTGGCCCTCGGCCTCGCGTACACACCGACCGTCGCCAAGTACACGCGCTCACTCGCCCTCTCCGAGGCCCGCAAGCCGTACGTCGACGCCTACCGGGTGCAGGGCATGGGCGGTGCCCGGATCTGCGCGTTCCACCTGGTGCCGAACCTCGGCCGGGCGGTGACCGGCTATCTGGTGGTGCTCTTCGGGGAGGCCCTGATGTCCCTGGCCACCCTCTCCTATCTGGGCTTCGGTGCCCAACCACCCAGCTCCGACTGGGGGTTGATGGTGCAGGAGGGTCAGGCGGCCGTCGTCCAGGGCGCGTTGCTGCCCGCTCTCGTCCCGGGCACGGCCATCGCCGCGGTCGTCGTGTCGTTCAACGTGGTCGGCGTCTGGGCGGCCGACCGGCTCGGAAGGCAGGGCTGA
- a CDS encoding C45 family autoproteolytic acyltransferase/hydolase — protein sequence MASPSAPAAPSSRSLPLVEISGAPLERGRQYGEAVRPQLHAALAYYEEAFGHAAGLTWDQVTARAARWQEPVDSYAPHLLEEMRGIADGAGVTLLDVLALNARGEVLYDESFAKMSAPESGTETVAEERVEGCTSFALYGPASGDGHVWAGQNWDWRAGVGDTVIMLRIVQPPAPTLIMQVEAGQIGRQGANSAGIALNANGLGGRFDDTVGLPQTVVRRGVLDQTSITDALDVLCRTRAHIASNALLTCREGFAVDLETTPAGHGWMHAQDGLLVHGNHYQAGVPAAIAAGYRPLSSDSLVRVPRAEQGLRALRGSTGPDESRKLIKQAMSDHLGLPESLCTHPDTRRPVVEHWTTLVSSCVDLTSGDYHVTAGTPCDRDYQHLPWNLYDGPHGTPSTDCPS from the coding sequence ATGGCATCCCCCTCTGCCCCGGCAGCTCCCTCATCCCGCTCCCTCCCCCTGGTCGAGATCTCCGGCGCTCCCCTGGAGCGCGGACGGCAGTACGGCGAGGCCGTGCGGCCCCAACTGCACGCGGCGCTCGCCTACTACGAGGAGGCCTTCGGTCACGCCGCCGGACTGACCTGGGACCAGGTCACCGCCCGCGCGGCCCGCTGGCAGGAACCGGTGGACTCGTACGCACCCCACCTGTTGGAGGAGATGCGGGGCATCGCCGACGGGGCGGGCGTGACGCTGCTGGACGTGCTGGCGCTCAACGCCCGTGGCGAGGTCCTCTACGACGAGTCGTTCGCGAAGATGTCCGCGCCCGAGTCGGGGACGGAGACGGTCGCCGAGGAGCGGGTCGAAGGGTGCACCTCGTTCGCCCTGTACGGGCCCGCCAGCGGTGACGGTCATGTGTGGGCCGGGCAGAACTGGGACTGGCGGGCGGGTGTGGGCGACACCGTCATCATGCTGCGGATCGTGCAGCCGCCGGCGCCAACGCTGATCATGCAGGTCGAGGCCGGGCAGATCGGCCGCCAGGGCGCCAACTCGGCGGGCATCGCGCTCAACGCCAACGGTCTGGGCGGGCGGTTCGACGACACGGTCGGCCTGCCGCAGACGGTCGTACGCCGCGGCGTGCTGGACCAGACGAGCATCACGGACGCCCTCGACGTGCTGTGCCGCACCCGTGCGCACATCGCCTCCAATGCGCTGCTGACCTGCCGCGAGGGCTTCGCCGTCGACCTGGAGACGACGCCCGCCGGGCACGGCTGGATGCACGCGCAGGACGGGCTCCTGGTGCACGGCAACCACTACCAGGCGGGTGTCCCCGCGGCCATCGCCGCCGGCTACCGCCCGTTGTCCTCGGACTCGCTGGTGCGCGTACCCCGCGCCGAGCAGGGGCTGAGGGCGCTGCGTGGGTCCACCGGGCCCGACGAGTCCCGCAAGCTCATCAAGCAGGCCATGTCCGACCACCTCGGACTGCCCGAGTCGCTGTGCACCCACCCCGACACCCGCAGGCCCGTCGTGGAGCACTGGACCACGCTGGTCTCCTCCTGCGTGGACCTGACCAGCGGCGACTACCACGTGACCGCGGGCACCCCCTGCGACCGCGACTACCAGCACCTGCCCTGGAACCTCTACGACGGCCCGCACGGCACCCCCTCCACCGACTGTCCCAGCTGA
- a CDS encoding ABC transporter permease: protein MPARLARRLAGVLATLFAASFVIFAAVYAAPGDPAVFLAGGRDKLTPERLAAVRAQYHLDEPLVVQYGRWLWDCLHLDLGRSFKYSDQVSDLVAARLPTTLALVAYATLLFVVLGVGAGVLAAVRQSTWVDSAVVGGTTLAASVPSFVAAIALVSVFGVQLGWFPVTGSGNGFAGTVHHLTLPALSLALGALALISRVTRQAMADAAASDHVEAARASGIPEREIVRRHVLRNALGPIVTMCGLVMAGMLAGTVVVETAFGMSGIGSLLVGAINTHDFPVAQAVLLLMVTGYIAVTTVVDLVHPLLDPRVREEARTA, encoded by the coding sequence ATGCCCGCCCGTCTGGCGCGGCGGCTGGCCGGGGTCCTGGCCACGCTCTTCGCCGCCTCGTTCGTCATCTTCGCCGCCGTGTACGCGGCGCCCGGCGATCCCGCCGTCTTCCTGGCCGGCGGCCGCGACAAGCTCACCCCCGAGCGGCTCGCGGCCGTCCGCGCCCAGTACCACCTCGACGAGCCGCTGGTCGTGCAGTACGGCCGCTGGCTGTGGGACTGCCTCCATCTCGACCTGGGCCGCTCCTTCAAGTACAGCGACCAGGTGTCCGACCTGGTCGCGGCCCGGCTGCCGACGACTTTGGCGCTGGTCGCCTACGCGACGCTGCTGTTCGTCGTGCTCGGGGTGGGCGCGGGCGTCCTGGCGGCGGTGAGGCAGTCGACGTGGGTCGACTCGGCGGTGGTGGGCGGGACGACGCTCGCCGCGTCGGTGCCGTCGTTCGTCGCCGCGATCGCGCTCGTGTCGGTGTTCGGGGTGCAGTTGGGCTGGTTCCCGGTGACGGGCAGCGGCAACGGTTTCGCCGGCACCGTGCACCATCTGACGCTGCCCGCCCTGTCGTTGGCGCTCGGCGCGCTCGCCCTGATCAGCCGGGTCACCCGGCAGGCCATGGCGGACGCCGCCGCCTCCGACCACGTCGAAGCGGCCCGTGCCTCCGGCATCCCGGAGCGCGAGATCGTCCGCCGCCATGTGCTGCGCAACGCCCTCGGCCCGATCGTCACCATGTGCGGTCTGGTCATGGCGGGGATGCTCGCCGGGACGGTCGTCGTGGAGACGGCGTTCGGCATGAGCGGGATCGGCTCGCTGCTCGTCGGCGCCATCAACACCCATGACTTCCCCGTGGCCCAGGCCGTCCTGCTGCTCATGGTCACCGGCTACATCGCCGTCACCACCGTCGTGGACCTGGTCCACCCGCTCCTCGATCCGCGCGTCCGCGAGGAGGCCCGCACCGCATGA
- a CDS encoding ABC transporter substrate-binding protein, translating into MAMTRTKTTGIRRAVTSGLAVAGLLTTVGCSGADTAATGGAPADAAKLKLTATTPAAEGAVAKVNWLLEDEPDSLDLDTQGTSAGRVVLTNVCERLYQLQPDMTIKPFLAEKAATPDDRTLVLTVRDGVTFHDGSEVTADDVLWSLERHADPDMEQSDEFPNVASMEKTGADEITVRFKKPDALFTKALAGDAGIVWNKEQVEKAGADFGTPGQTDACSGPYELTGWKSGDSITLRAYDGYWGEKPLTREVVFRWAADSALVNALKTGAADGTFAESPNTASALRGVKGLAQYYGLSTATLDLIPTERGGLKDPKIRKALSLALDRAGIAKSGYGGFVEPWASPVGSGSWGYAKTEFAAAQKELAATAPASPDADDIAEAKRLVKEAGAPTEPIVIGTDATQGRTVVAGAVRAALQRIGLKGTIKTVPTAQFEEFYSDPQARAEIDVLVADWYISKSDPMGFYDNGLSDSSNNWVGFEDATYDEKVRQALGTLDDAERADLAIDVQKLFADAAVWIPVAQVPSVLVLSDKLTGAPASQAYLYYPWAAGLGAEKG; encoded by the coding sequence ATGGCGATGACAAGGACGAAGACCACGGGCATACGGAGAGCGGTGACCTCCGGGCTGGCCGTCGCGGGCCTGCTCACGACCGTCGGCTGCAGCGGCGCCGACACGGCCGCGACCGGCGGCGCGCCGGCCGACGCCGCGAAGCTGAAACTCACCGCCACGACGCCCGCCGCCGAGGGGGCCGTGGCGAAGGTGAACTGGCTGCTGGAGGACGAGCCCGACTCCCTGGACCTCGACACCCAGGGCACCAGCGCCGGGCGCGTCGTCCTCACCAACGTCTGCGAGCGGCTCTACCAACTGCAGCCCGACATGACGATCAAGCCCTTCCTCGCCGAGAAGGCCGCCACGCCCGACGACAGGACGCTCGTCCTGACCGTCCGGGACGGCGTCACCTTCCACGACGGCTCCGAGGTCACCGCCGACGACGTGCTGTGGAGCCTCGAGCGGCACGCCGACCCGGACATGGAGCAGAGCGACGAGTTCCCCAACGTCGCCTCCATGGAGAAGACCGGCGCCGACGAGATCACCGTCCGCTTCAAGAAGCCCGACGCCCTGTTCACCAAGGCACTCGCGGGTGACGCCGGCATCGTCTGGAACAAGGAGCAGGTGGAGAAGGCCGGCGCCGACTTCGGGACACCGGGGCAGACCGACGCCTGCTCGGGCCCGTACGAGCTGACGGGCTGGAAGTCCGGTGACTCGATCACCCTCCGGGCGTACGACGGTTACTGGGGCGAGAAGCCGCTCACCCGGGAGGTCGTCTTCCGCTGGGCGGCCGACAGCGCCCTGGTCAACGCGCTGAAGACCGGTGCCGCCGACGGCACGTTCGCCGAGTCGCCGAACACGGCCTCCGCCCTGCGCGGCGTCAAGGGCCTCGCCCAGTACTACGGCCTCTCCACCGCGACCCTCGACCTCATCCCCACCGAACGGGGCGGGCTCAAGGACCCGAAGATCCGCAAGGCGCTGTCGCTGGCGCTCGACCGGGCGGGTATCGCCAAGTCCGGCTACGGCGGGTTCGTCGAGCCCTGGGCCAGCCCCGTGGGCTCCGGCTCCTGGGGCTATGCGAAGACCGAGTTCGCCGCCGCGCAGAAGGAGTTGGCGGCCACCGCGCCCGCCTCGCCCGACGCCGACGACATCGCCGAGGCCAAGCGACTGGTCAAGGAGGCGGGGGCACCCACCGAGCCGATCGTCATCGGCACGGACGCCACCCAGGGCCGTACCGTCGTCGCGGGCGCCGTACGGGCCGCGCTCCAGCGGATCGGGCTCAAGGGCACGATCAAGACGGTGCCCACCGCGCAGTTCGAGGAGTTCTACAGCGATCCGCAGGCCCGTGCCGAGATCGATGTGCTGGTCGCGGACTGGTACATCTCCAAGTCCGACCCGATGGGCTTCTACGACAACGGGCTGTCCGACTCGTCCAACAACTGGGTCGGCTTCGAGGACGCCACGTACGACGAGAAGGTGCGGCAGGCGCTGGGCACCCTCGACGACGCCGAGCGGGCGGACCTCGCCATCGACGTGCAGAAGCTGTTCGCGGACGCCGCCGTGTGGATCCCCGTCGCGCAGGTGCCCTCGGTGCTGGTGCTCAGCGACAAGCTGACCGGGGCGCCCGCCTCACAGGCCTATCTCTACTACCCGTGGGCGGCCGGGCTCGGCGCCGAGAAGGGCTGA
- a CDS encoding lysine N(6)-hydroxylase/L-ornithine N(5)-oxygenase family protein: MTTLQTGPDSIYDVLGIGFGPSNLALAIALHEHSADSGAGEGLRVGFLERQPRFGWHRGMLIDDATMQVSFLKDLVTMRDPTSDFSFLCYLRERGRLVDFLNLKTLFPLRIEFHDYFEWAAARVAHLVEYSAEVVSVRPVTRDGEIRYFDVTSRDPGDPERLTVRRARSICVATGLEPHLPPGAELSERVWHTSELLHRVDQVRRSGRPVRRTVVLGAGQSAAEAVDYLHRNFPEAEICSVFAKYGYTPADDSPFANKIFDPEAVDLYYDAPREVKQSLFDYHRSTNYSVVDMDLIESLSRAMYQEKVQGRERLRMMNVSRLREVEVGADDVKVTVEFLPTGEREVLSSDLLVYATGYQPQGIGDHLGEIGKLCLRDDEDALRVGRDHRVETAPNVSADIYLQGGTEHTHGLTSTLLSTTAVRAGEICASLLARRGADLTAREG; the protein is encoded by the coding sequence GTGACGACGCTGCAGACCGGGCCGGATTCCATCTATGACGTACTGGGTATCGGATTCGGGCCATCGAATCTCGCACTCGCCATCGCGCTCCACGAACACTCCGCCGACTCCGGTGCGGGGGAGGGGCTCCGGGTCGGTTTCCTGGAAAGACAACCCCGCTTCGGATGGCACCGCGGCATGCTCATCGACGACGCCACCATGCAGGTGTCCTTCCTGAAGGACCTGGTGACGATGCGTGACCCCACCAGTGACTTCAGCTTCCTGTGCTATCTGCGCGAGCGGGGCCGACTCGTCGACTTCCTCAACCTCAAGACCCTCTTCCCGCTGCGCATCGAGTTCCACGACTACTTCGAATGGGCCGCCGCCCGCGTCGCGCACCTCGTCGAGTACTCCGCCGAGGTCGTCTCCGTACGCCCCGTCACCCGGGACGGCGAGATCCGCTACTTCGACGTCACCAGCCGCGACCCCGGCGACCCGGAACGGCTCACCGTCCGCCGCGCCCGCAGCATCTGCGTGGCCACCGGCCTCGAACCGCACCTCCCGCCCGGCGCCGAACTCTCCGAACGGGTCTGGCACACCAGCGAGTTGCTGCACCGGGTCGACCAGGTCCGGCGCTCCGGTCGGCCGGTACGCCGTACCGTCGTCCTCGGCGCCGGCCAGAGCGCCGCGGAGGCCGTGGACTACCTCCACCGCAACTTCCCCGAAGCCGAGATCTGCTCGGTCTTCGCCAAGTACGGCTACACACCCGCCGACGACAGCCCCTTCGCCAACAAGATCTTCGACCCCGAGGCCGTCGACCTGTACTACGACGCGCCCCGCGAGGTGAAACAGTCGCTCTTCGACTATCACCGCAGCACCAACTACTCCGTCGTGGACATGGACTTGATCGAGTCCCTGTCGCGGGCCATGTACCAGGAGAAGGTCCAGGGCAGGGAACGGCTGCGGATGATGAACGTCTCCCGGCTGCGCGAGGTGGAGGTGGGCGCGGACGACGTCAAGGTGACCGTGGAGTTCCTGCCGACGGGGGAGCGCGAGGTTCTCTCCTCCGACCTCCTCGTCTACGCCACCGGCTACCAACCCCAGGGCATCGGCGACCACTTGGGGGAGATAGGAAAACTCTGCCTGCGTGACGACGAGGACGCGCTCCGGGTCGGCCGCGACCACCGGGTGGAGACCGCGCCCAATGTCTCGGCCGACATCTATCTCCAGGGCGGTACCGAACACACGCACGGCCTCACGTCGACCTTGCTGTCCACCACCGCCGTACGCGCCGGGGAGATCTGTGCGTCTCTCCTCGCTCGCCGTGGGGCCGACCTGACCGCACGGGAGGGGTGA
- a CDS encoding DUF6777 domain-containing protein, with product MSVEQPSSGRPTGPPSGPLSGPSQPGPTPSGPTRPSGRMPPEPPSDASGAGGTGGPEGPGDSGGGPGGPGGPGGGPGDSGQGPGGPGHPWWRSAPRIALMAAAAAVAVVLIVVLTRSDDSGGSADGEVFLQAAGKPGPDPFTESTATDSSTPPETPTATPSRPEPANVTRAVDGSAPGLYGGTRNNASCDVEKQVETLQANPAKNNAFASVLGLTSSDVPAYLRSLTPVQLRMDTRVTNHGYRDGAATSYQAVFQAGTAVLVDDRGVPRARCACGNPLTPPVALKTTPEPKGDSWPSYRPQNVVVVERSTVVINVFVLYDPEHDDWFTRPRGDTGGKDKKTTPPVNQPSPSVSTSFSEEPPTESPEPCPPTPGGANRTSPCPSSSSVTTSTPPEPEPQTSEPEPETEPEPEPEPESPETADSPPDDTTTTESAALHRVPEPIGPSSS from the coding sequence GTGAGCGTGGAACAGCCGTCCTCCGGCCGCCCGACCGGACCGCCCTCCGGCCCTCTGTCCGGGCCGTCGCAACCCGGCCCCACGCCGTCCGGCCCGACGCGGCCCAGCGGCCGGATGCCACCGGAACCGCCGAGCGACGCCTCGGGCGCGGGCGGAACCGGTGGGCCGGAAGGACCCGGTGATTCGGGCGGCGGCCCAGGCGGCCCCGGCGGGCCAGGGGGAGGCCCCGGCGACTCGGGGCAAGGGCCCGGCGGCCCCGGTCACCCGTGGTGGCGGTCCGCTCCCCGTATCGCCCTCATGGCCGCCGCGGCCGCCGTCGCCGTGGTCCTGATCGTCGTTCTCACCCGCTCCGACGACTCCGGTGGCTCCGCCGACGGCGAGGTCTTCCTCCAGGCCGCGGGCAAGCCCGGCCCCGACCCGTTCACCGAGTCGACGGCGACGGACAGTTCCACCCCGCCCGAGACCCCCACGGCGACACCGAGCAGGCCGGAACCCGCCAACGTGACACGTGCCGTGGACGGTTCGGCCCCCGGCCTCTACGGCGGCACCCGCAACAACGCCAGCTGCGACGTCGAGAAGCAGGTCGAGACGCTGCAGGCGAACCCCGCCAAGAACAACGCGTTCGCCTCCGTCCTCGGCCTCACGTCCTCCGACGTACCGGCGTATCTGCGCTCGCTCACCCCGGTGCAGCTCCGCATGGACACCCGCGTCACCAACCACGGCTACCGCGACGGGGCCGCCACCAGCTACCAGGCCGTCTTCCAGGCCGGCACCGCCGTCCTCGTCGACGACCGAGGGGTGCCCCGGGCGCGCTGCGCCTGCGGCAACCCGCTGACGCCGCCGGTCGCACTGAAGACCACACCCGAGCCGAAGGGCGACTCCTGGCCGTCGTACCGGCCGCAGAACGTCGTGGTCGTCGAGCGCTCGACGGTGGTCATCAACGTCTTCGTCCTCTACGACCCCGAGCACGACGACTGGTTCACCCGCCCGAGGGGCGACACGGGTGGAAAGGACAAGAAGACCACCCCGCCCGTCAACCAGCCCTCCCCGTCGGTGTCGACGTCGTTCTCCGAGGAACCGCCCACCGAGTCGCCCGAGCCGTGCCCCCCGACTCCGGGCGGCGCCAACCGCACCAGCCCGTGTCCCTCGTCGTCCTCGGTGACCACCTCCACCCCGCCGGAACCGGAGCCGCAGACCTCCGAGCCCGAGCCCGAGACGGAGCCGGAGCCCGAGCCCGAGCCGGAGAGCCCCGAGACGGCCGACTCGCCGCCGGACGACACCACGACGACCGAGTCGGCGGCCCTCCACCGCGTCCCGGAGCCGATCGGGCCGTCGAGCTCCTGA